One region of Polynucleobacter sp. Adler-ghost genomic DNA includes:
- a CDS encoding TIGR04326 family surface carbohydrate biosynthesis protein, giving the protein MPLKECIWICDSKNIGYAAPNSSKILLDSYSTDKKILSLPEYIDQKSDSLRSRFLSEIHALGEMNIRGKKVQEHLQVSAGASYWWMSALAEKSPFKYDFIEDVIRVLAIMDLLVERKPNKVCILIEGKPNLVTSIKRACSTLGITIQIIGSTGLTPKFNAIVGIKKLPLAVQAIGIGLLEIYKKRGLGERGSIIRAAKNGGEILFLSYFIHLDFKSIEKGCFRSAQWNILPDIIESLGLNYNFFHHFLYSADVRSPASGNKYLDFLNGPHDKNGNHFFIDSFWCWSVQFNIWWEWIRLQFKTFHLLNIENLLQKKSLTLIIWPIIKDAWDDSLRGPLSMRNCKFQVIFSEILKNIPRQKIGIYIFEGQPWEKAFIYFWRKYGHGKLIGVSNSTMPFWHLYLYEDKRAYNSLGEFSYSLPYPDILAVNGLDGFNASLSAGIPLEKLAVVEALRYLDLPIKKRMPFKEKKNFNKKIKILILGGIIKEETVFILDLLSNLEPCIRLNIDLHIKLHPYCVFDMSKYALNDVSELNNSLSEIINEYDFVLAENSTSAAVDAILCGVPVFVVTKGNHLNLSPIFKGGAEIFIRDADSLVKVILNFINKKEYREVNNVSYCLDKKITKWVKLINDNV; this is encoded by the coding sequence ATGCCGCTAAAAGAATGTATTTGGATTTGTGATTCAAAGAATATTGGGTATGCAGCACCAAATTCATCAAAAATACTACTAGATTCTTACTCTACTGATAAGAAAATACTTTCGTTACCAGAGTATATTGATCAAAAATCGGATAGTCTGAGGTCAAGATTTCTTTCGGAAATTCATGCCCTAGGTGAGATGAACATTCGTGGAAAGAAAGTACAGGAGCATTTACAGGTTTCCGCTGGCGCCAGCTATTGGTGGATGAGCGCCTTAGCTGAAAAAAGCCCATTTAAATACGACTTCATTGAAGATGTAATCCGCGTATTAGCAATTATGGATTTATTGGTTGAGAGAAAACCAAATAAAGTTTGCATCTTAATAGAGGGTAAGCCAAATTTAGTCACCTCAATTAAACGTGCATGTAGCACCCTAGGAATTACCATTCAAATAATCGGTTCAACTGGGTTAACGCCAAAGTTTAATGCAATTGTTGGGATTAAAAAACTGCCGCTAGCAGTTCAAGCGATTGGTATTGGCTTATTAGAGATCTACAAAAAAAGGGGGTTGGGAGAGCGAGGATCGATTATTAGAGCGGCAAAAAACGGAGGGGAGATTTTATTTTTATCCTACTTCATCCATTTAGACTTTAAATCAATAGAAAAAGGATGTTTTAGATCTGCTCAGTGGAATATTCTTCCCGACATAATTGAATCATTGGGGCTTAATTATAATTTTTTTCATCATTTTTTATATAGCGCTGATGTGAGGAGTCCGGCAAGTGGAAATAAATACCTTGATTTTCTAAATGGTCCTCATGATAAAAATGGAAATCATTTTTTTATAGACTCTTTTTGGTGTTGGTCCGTACAATTCAATATATGGTGGGAATGGATAAGACTGCAATTCAAGACATTTCATCTTTTAAATATTGAAAATTTGTTACAAAAAAAGTCCCTTACTTTAATAATTTGGCCAATAATTAAGGACGCATGGGATGATTCTTTGCGCGGGCCGCTATCAATGAGAAACTGTAAATTTCAGGTTATTTTTAGTGAGATTTTAAAAAATATTCCAAGGCAGAAAATTGGGATATATATTTTTGAGGGACAGCCCTGGGAAAAAGCTTTTATCTACTTCTGGAGAAAGTATGGTCATGGTAAGTTAATAGGTGTATCAAACTCAACTATGCCATTTTGGCATTTATATTTGTATGAAGATAAGAGAGCATATAACTCCCTTGGTGAATTCAGTTATTCATTACCCTATCCTGATATTTTGGCCGTCAATGGACTCGATGGATTTAATGCTTCATTATCAGCCGGAATCCCGCTTGAAAAGTTAGCGGTAGTAGAGGCATTAAGATATTTAGACTTACCTATTAAAAAGCGTATGCCATTCAAAGAGAAAAAAAATTTTAATAAGAAAATTAAAATCTTGATCTTAGGTGGGATTATCAAAGAAGAGACGGTATTTATCTTAGATTTATTAAGTAATCTAGAGCCATGTATTAGATTAAATATTGATCTGCATATAAAACTGCATCCATATTGCGTATTTGATATGAGCAAATATGCACTAAATGATGTTAGCGAGCTGAATAATTCCTTATCCGAAATCATAAATGAGTATGATTTTGTATTGGCAGAAAATTCAACATCAGCTGCAGTTGATGCCATATTGTGTGGCGTACCTGTTTTTGTGGTTACAAAAGGAAACCATTTAAATTTAAGCCCGATTTTTAAGGGTGGCGCTGAAATATTTATTAGGGATGCGGATAGCTTAGTTAAAGTTATCCTTAATTTCATCAACAAGAAAGAATATAGGGAAGTTAATAATGTGAGCTATTGCCTAGATAAAAAAATAACTAAATGGGTAAAATTGATCAACGACAACGTTTAA